In Littorina saxatilis isolate snail1 linkage group LG8, US_GU_Lsax_2.0, whole genome shotgun sequence, a single genomic region encodes these proteins:
- the LOC138974235 gene encoding uncharacterized protein: protein MAGRRGRNRQDDDEVDQDVSLSKFLKDGRLLGLTGKNLGDYAEKRRQEYEEEKRRKEELERQERERREEEARKASEEERKAKERREEEARKASEEERKARIQLEILAMQQDFEMRKIREMAELGLNVNQNANQGDRESAKKIDIKLPFLDDKDDVEVFLRQYERIAKLLEWEDKEKAIRLAGQLKGQARQVYTELSDEDAVKFDVVKSAILRRFQLTAEAYRKKFRDFKRKSHENVRECKLRMSTYLDRWIELSEKEGRSGDLKDLILSDKLMDTFSPDQARFVRERVPNNLNEVLLHAQTFEDAREAEGRGHNKRFGTGGDGHGPKQKVENKSSVSMPQNQGGKPMGQKNTGDWNPRPSRPDRKCYRCGGPHLIRDCPKMEKQGGNQASSVVGAVQAPREGESCQRCREDFEPMCQLKVDGKTVIGMRDTGANCILVDSKLVPKERYLGQYQNLTLADSSNRKIPIAEVELETPFFSGLTRVLVVKTLIHPVIIGNYRITAEEEKLNVPVFPTMEVKMTSREAAPVQTRLQEEKAKRGAEPWLPKQVDLGQIRPEDLSREQKNDPSLEKIRDRAGKGPQDGTHYEWRKEILYRVYMSEDSSCKQVVVPECYRSYVLKLAHDSAMAGHQGVRRTRDRVWRDFYWPGICGDIRRYCASCDACQRSTKKGATKKVPLKKMPLIRTPFERIGVDIVGPIVPASNRGHRYVLTVVDYATRYVEATSLKDIKAETIADALFVIWTRLGIPKEILTDQGGQFMGEVMSQLNKLLNVKGIRTSPWHPQTNGLTEKFNQTLKSMLKRLCQEQPKDWDQFLPALLFAYRETPQESLKFSPFELLFGREVRGPMQVLRQVWTSEDVEEEARSTVSHIVDLTNKIAKTCEIARDNLSKAAIRYAKAYDKKTKERYFAAGDKVLMLLPEKRNKLQLTWRGPYLVLDRIGGCNYKVKVKDQEKILHANLLKLYVDRETDGSGKQTTPVCDAKQDTQEACVVVDEVQEEKMGGLGIDCFPMLSLQPKEGPSDVKINPDLAPQKKAELQAICGNRVKALSDIPGHCVLEECELKLKSTEPVHVKPYPLPFAQVETVKKEVDDMLKLGVIEPSVSPYNSPIVLVKKKDGTIRFCIDYRRLNKELEFDSEPIPDVPMIFAKLKKKKYLSKIDLSKGYWQIGVKESDRPKTSFSTPAGEFQWKRLPFGLKTSGAVFTRMMRKLLEPMKSDDVEHFIDDIIVATETWEQHVEAVDAVLKRLEEVGLTAKPSKCYLGYSELDYLGHHVGQGMIMPDEDKIQKIRDANRPVTKKEVRAFLGLVGYYRRFVDNYAEISAPLTDLTKGGQPEKVKWNDECEAAFIKLKEKLISKPVLLLPDPSKPFVLRTDASDIAVGAVLMQNQGQGLQPLAYASKKLSKAEKNYSVIEKECLGVVWAVKKYEQYLYSVHFTLETDHQPLTYLQKTKTENGRLMRWAMQLQQYSFTVKVIPGKDNVGADYMSRIHE from the coding sequence atggcggggagaagAGGTCGTAATCGTCAGGATGATGACGAGGTAGACCAAGATGTGAGTCTTTCAAAGTTTTTGAAAGATGGTCGTTTGCTAGGTTTGACGGGTAAAAATCTAGGAGATTATGCAGAGAAGAGAAGACAAGAGTACGAggaggaaaagagaagaaaggaagagttggagagacaagagagagagcgacgagaagaagaagctagGAAAGCGagtgaagaagaaaggaaggcGAAGGAGCGgcgagaagaagaagctagGAAAGCgagtgaagaagaaagaaaggcaAGAATACAACTCGAAATTCTAGCGATGCAGCAAGATTTTGAGATGAGGAAAATCagagaaatggctgagttaggGTTGAATGTGAATCAGAATGCAAATCAGGGAGATAGAGAGTCAGCTAAAAAGATAGACATCAAACTTCCGTTTTTAGATGACAAAGATGATGTAGAAGTGTTCTTACGACAGTACGAGCGGATTGCGAAGCTGTTGGAATGGGAAGATAAAGAAAAGGCTATTAGATTAGCCGGGCAACTCAAAGGCCAAGCTAGGCAGGTGTATACTGAGCTGTCTGATGAGGATGCAGTGAAGTTTGATGTTGTCAAGTCAGCGATCTTGCGTCGTTTCCAGTTGACAGCGGAAGCGTACAGAAAGAAGTTTCGTGATTTCAAGCGCAAGAGCCATGAAAATGTCAGAGAATGTAAGTTGCGCATGAGCACTTATTTGGATAGATGGATTGAGCTATCCGAGAAAGAGGGAAGATCTGGTGATTTGAAGGATTTGATTCTATCAGACAAGTTGATGGATACTTTCAGTCCAGATCAAGCTAGGTTTGTTAGGGAAAGAGTTCCTAACAACTTAAATGAAGTTTTGTTGCATGCACAGACCTTTGAGGATGCTCGCGAAGCAGAAGGTCGAGGTCACAACAAGAGGTTTGGGACAGGTGGGGATGGCCACGGGCCCAAACAAAAAGTTGAAAATAAGAGCAGTGTGTCAATGCCTCAAAACCAAGGGGGTAAGCCTATGGGTCAGAAAAACACTGGGGATTGGAATCCAAGACCCAGTAGGCCAGATAGGAAGTGCTATAGATGTGGAGGTCCACATCTGATTCGAGATTGTCCAAAAATGGAGAAACAAGGAGGAAATCAAGCGTCCTCTGTGGTGGGAGCAGTACAAGCACCAAGAGAGGGAGAATCTTGCCAGCGCTGTAGGGAAGATTTCGAACCTATGTGTCAGCTGAAAGTCGACGGAAAAACGGTGATCGGAATGCGCGACACTGGAGCAAATTGTATTTTGGTGGATTCAAAACTAGTGCCAAAGGAGAGATATTTGGGTCAATACCAAAATCTGACGCTCGCTGATTCGTCGAACCGGAAAATTCCGATAGCAGAGGTGGAATTGGAAACACCATTTTTCTCAGGATTGACCAGAGTGTTGGTAGTGAAGACGCTGATTCATCCAGTTATCATTGGTAACTACAGGATAACCGCTGAGGAGGAAAAGTTGAACGTACCTGTATTCCCAACGATGGAAGTGAAGATGACGTCACGGGAGGCTGCACCAGTGCAGACTAGACTCCAGGAGGAAAAAGCAAAGAGGGGAGCTGAACCATGGTTACCGAAACAGGTGGATCTGGGTCAGATACGGCCGGAAGACTTGTCACGGGAACAAAAGAACGACCCGAGTTTGGAGAAAATACGAGACCGAGCCGGGAAAGGACCGCAGGATGGAACGCACTACGAATGGAGAAAAGAAATTCTTTATCGGGTGTACATGAGCGAAGACAGTTCGTGCAAACAAGTAGTGGTACCAGAGTGCTACAGATCATATGTTCTGAAACTAGCGCATGACTCGGCGATGGCAGGGCATCAGGGAGTGCGACGGACCAGGGATCGCGTATGGCGTGATTTCTACTGGCCAGGGATatgtggagacatcaggcgatACTGTGCTTCCTGCGATGCGTGTCAGCGCAGTACCAAGAAAGGAGCGACAAAGAAAGTGCCGCTAAAGAAGATGCCACTCATCAGAACTCCATTTGAGAGAATAGGTGTCGATATAGTCGGGCCGATTGTGCCAGCGTCAAACAGAGGACATCGATACGTCTTGACGGTTGTAGACTATGCTACGAGATACGTAGAAGCTACCTCACTGAAGGACATCAAAGCAGAGACGATTGCTGATGCACTTTTCGTCATCTGGACAAGACTGGGAATACCCAAGGAGATTTTGACGGATCAAGGCGGCCAATTCATGGGTGAGGTCATGAGCCAACTCAACAAGCTGTTGAACGTGAAAGGTATTCGTACGTCACCATGGCATCCGCAAACGAATGGGCTGACAGAGAAGTTTAACCAGACGTTGAAGAGTATGCTGAAGAGACTGTGTCAGGAGCAACCGAAAGATTGGGACCAGTTTCTACCGGCGTTGCTGTTCGCGTACAGAGAGACACCACAAGAAAGCTTGAAATTTTCACCGTTTGAGCTGTTGTTTGGACGTGAGGTGAGGGGGCCAATGCAAGTACTTCGTCAAGTGTGGACAAGCGAGGATGTAGAGGAAGAGGCCAGATCTACAGTCAGTCACATCGTGGATCTTACCAACAAGATTGCAAAAACGTGTGAGATTGCTAGAGATAACCTCAGCAAAGCAGCAATCAGATACGCCAAGGCCTATGACAAGAAAACGAAGGAAAGATACTTTGCCGCAGGAGACAAGGTACTGATGCTGTTGCCGGAAAAGCGGAACAAGTTGCAGTTGACATGGAGAGGACCGTACCTAGTTTTGGACAGAATTGGAGGCTGTAACTACAAGGTGAAGGTCAAGGATCAAGAAAAGATTCTACATGcgaatctgctgaagctgtacGTGGATCGCGAGACTGACGGAAGTGGAAAGCAAACAACGCCAGTTTGCGATGCAAAACAGGACACACAAGAAGCTTGTGTAGTAGTGGATGAAGTTCAAGAGGAGAAAATGGGGGGTTTGGGAATAGATTGTTTTCCCATGTTGTCCTTGCAACCGAAAGAGGGTCCAAGCGACGTGAAGATCAACCCGGACTTAGCGCCACAGAAAAAGGCAGAACTTCAAGCAATCTGCGGGAACCGAGTCAAAGCTTTGAGCGATATACCAGGTCATTGTGTGCTTGAGGAGTGCGAGTTGAAACTCAAGTCAACAGAACCAGTGCACGTGAAACCATACCCATTGCCATTTGCACAAGTGGAAACAGTAAAAAAGGAGGTCGACGACATGTTGAAGCTTGGAGTCATCGAGCCTAGTGTTTCACCGTATAACAGTCCTATTGTGCtggtgaagaagaaggatgggaCGATTCGCTTCTGTATTGATTACCGGAGATTGAACAAGGAGTTGGAATTTGATTCTGAGCCAATACCAGATGTGCCAATGATTTTCGCaaaactgaagaagaagaaatatttgTCAAAAATTGACTTGAGCAAGGGCTACTGGCAAATTGGAGTGAAGGAGTCAGACAGGCCAAAAACTTCGTTCTCAACACCAGCAGGGGAATTCCAGTGGAAGAGACTACCCTTCGGGCTCAAGACCAGTGGTGCCGTGTTCACGAGGATGATGCGGAAGCTGTTAGAACCGATGAAGAGTGATGACGTTGAACACTTCATTGATGACATCATCGTGGCCACTGAGACGTGGGAGCAGCATGTAGAGGCAGTCGACGCTGTGCTGAAGAGGCTGGAAGAAGTGGGCCTGACAGCCAAACCATCCAAATGCTATCTTGGATATTCAGAGCTGGATTATTTGGGTCATCATGTGGGGCAAGGGATGATCATGCCAGATGAAGACAAAATCCAGAAAATCAGAGACGCCAACAGACCAGTCACGAAGAAGGAAGTGAGAGCATTCCTGGGTCTAGTGGGGTACTACAGGCGTTTTGTCGACAACTACGCGGAGATCAGCGCTCCACTGACAGATTTGACCAAAGGGGGACAACCAGAAAAGGTGAAGTGGAATGACGAGTGTGAAGCTGCGTTCATCAAGCTCAAGGAAAAGCTGATAAGCAAACCAGTGTTGCTGTTGCCAGATCCCAGCAAACCTTTTGTTCTGAGGACGGATGCATCGGATATCGCAGTGGGAGCTGTATTGATGCAGAACCAAGGACAGGGATTGCAACCACTGGCGTATGCGAGCAAGAAACTGAGCAAGGCGGAGAAAAACTACTCAGTGATCGAGAAGGAATGTCTAGGAGTGGTGTGGGCGGTCAAGAAATATGAGCAATATTTGTACTCCGTTCATTTCACGCTGGAGACAGACCATCAGCCATTGACGTATCTGCAAAAGACCAAGACTGAGAATGGTCGTCTGATGAGATGGGCAATGCAATTACAGCAGTATTCCTTCACTGTCAAAGTCATCCCGGGCAAAGACAACGTCGGAGCTGATTACATGAGTCGCATACATGAATGA